The genome window GAAAAAGTCTTGGGCAGATAATCGTCCGCACCGATCTCGAGGCCCACGATGCGATCGGCTTCCTCACCACGGGCCGTGAGCATGAGGATGGGCACAGTGGATTTGGCGCGGATGCGTTTGAGAACTTCGAAACCATCCATTCCGGGGAGCATCACATCGAGCAGGACTGCATTCCACTTGGCGCTGGTGGCTTTCTCCACGCCTTCCGGTCCGGTGTGTACGGCTTCCACTTCGTAGCCGAGCGGGGTGAGATAATCGCCGATCAGGCGGGCGAGCTTCTTGTCGTCGTCGATGATGAGCAGGCGGATCGTTCCGCTGGCCTTATCCGCGCTTTGATTCGTCGTAGGCATAGCCATGAGTGTCTCGTCGGCAAGCATGGCATAATTGTCCGGATTTGGAAGCACGATACCGGTAAAGCAGGATTCAGGGTGTGCGGACAGGGCTTTTACTCCCGCTTAACAATAAAACTCATGAATTGCCGGATTTGGCCGAAAACCTTGAATATCAGTGGATTTGCTGAGTTTTACACTTCCTTAACACTAATGGTTTAAGCGACTCACAATTGCTTAACGCCGGTTTTGTTGACTATGGCCCAACAAGAAAGGGCAGACGTAATGAAACTGGTAACCAAGATGATTTTGTCGGTGGCGACGCTGCTGGGTGCTTCGCTCTCGAACGTGCTGGCGGCGGACAGCCAGATGCTCACGAATTGGATGACGACCAATTCAGGTGCTTATGCGCGGGTCTACAAGACAACCACCGCAGAAAGCAACGGAACAAAGAGCACCACGTGGACGGGGCAGGACTCTCCCGTTTACTCGGATATCCAGGTGGTTCAATACTCCGCCAACTGGGTGTATGTGCAATACAGCGGTCTCTCCAGTCACATGATGGGCCCGTGGTTGAATCCGCAAGGCGGCCAGTTTCAATTCTGGCCTACGAACCAGCATGGCATCCGCCGCTTTCCGCGAAATCCGGTGGTGCAATCCGGCACGAAGGATTCCACCTCCGGCGGTTATTCCGGCTTGTTCGTGAATGGTGTGGCGATCTTCAACTCCCTGGATGGCCAGGCTTGGGATGGCAGTCAGATTCAAGGCCAGGCGCCGCACACGCAATCCACCTACTACTGGCATCGCAATGCGCCGGTGGCCGAGGCGTTCAACTTTGATGCGGCCTTGGGCCATCAACCCCCTTCCGCTGTATATCACACGCACCAAAATCCTTTGGCGTTGCGTTATCAGCTCGGGGATCACGTGGATTATAGCTCCAGCACGAAGGATTACACGGAGAGTGTCACGGCGATGACGAAACACTCACCAATCATCGGTTGGGCGCATGATGGGTATCCGATCTATGGCCCTTATGGTTACAGCAGCGCTTCGAATTCCGCAGGCGGCATCCGGCGCATGGTGCCGGGATATGTGAAGCGGGATGGCAGTAATGGCTCGGATGCGGTGACCAGTAACCGCTCGGTGATCCCCGCGTGGTATGCGCGTTATCGGCAGGCACACTTTGGTGGCGGTTATTCCACGGCGGCAGGTGCTTCACGGCCCTCGGACACTTCCACTTATCCGGTGGGAACATTTGCCCAGGACTGGGCTTACTTGGGTGACTTGGGCAAGACAAAGGGTGTGGATTTCGATCTGGATGAATATAACGGCCGTCTGTGCTATACGCCGGAGTATCCAAACGGAACGTATGCTTACTTCACCGCGATCGATTCCAGCAGCAATTCCTCGTATCCTTATCTGCTCGCGTTCGAATTCTACGGTGATGCCACGGGAGCGTCGGTGGCAAACATTTCAGAATCGGTGACCACGCAGTTTGTCGGTGGCCCGAATACTGCCCTTGTGCTGAACACACCTTCGGTCAATGACGACACCAGTTTGGTGACGTTGACTTGGAGCTCAGTCGAAGGCGGTACTTACCAGGTGGAATCTTCGCCCAATCAATCCACATGGACGACGCAATCCGCGAGTGTTTCCTCGGGCGGCACGTCGACGCAGAGCAGCTATACCGGCACGACGGGAACGGGTTATGCACGGGTGACACGCACCGCCCTTGCTTCTTATGACAGCGCCACGACGGGAACCTTCACGAGCACGCAGACGGATACGGAGAGCTATACCATCGGCGCATTCTCCATCTCGGCAGACCCGCAATCCCAGACGGTGAACCCGAATGCGAATGTGACCTTCTCGGTGACGGTGAGCGGCACGGGGCCGTTCACTTACCTCTGGTATAAGGGCGTCGATTCCATTCCGACTGCGACGAGCAGCAGCTATACGATCAATGGTGTGACATCAGCAAATGCGGGCACTTACAAAGTGGTAGTCACAAAGGGAGCTGTGTCTGTGACGAGCGGTAATGCCGTTCTTTCCGTGAACACGGCTCCCAGCATCACGCAAGATCCGCAATCGTTGACGATCAGCGAGGGGAACAATGCCACGTTTACGGTCACAGCAAGCGGCACGTCGCCACTCAGCTATCAGTGGAAGAAAGGTTCATCGGTGATCAACAACGCGACCAACAGCAGCTACACGATCACAAATGCGACTACGGCCAGTGCTGGAACTTACTCCGTGGTGGTGACGAATATCGTGAGCTCTGTCACGAGTGGGAGCGCGACTCTTACGGTGACGGCGCCGGTGAACACTGCGCCCACAATCACGACGGAGCCGGTTTCGCAAGCGGTGGCGGAAGGCGGCAGTGTGACGTTCACCGTCGCAGCCACAGGCACGAGCCCGTTCACGTATCAGTGGAAGCAGAATAACAACCCGATCGGCGGTGCCACGAGCAGCAGCTACACGATCAATCCGGTCTATTCGACGAATGCGGGCACTTACACGGTGACGGTCTCGAACGGTACTGGTTCTGATATCAGCGCGGGTGCGGTGCTGACGGTCATCTCTGCCTCCAGCAGTGACGCATTGTTAACTTCCTGGTTCACCAATTTGACGGGGCGATATGCGCGCATCTATGAGACTGACGCCACCCGTTTGGACGGCGAGACCGTGACAACGTGGGGTAACGGCGCACAGAACCAGACATCACCTGCATACGCCGGTGTTCAAGAAGTGTTCTCGTCGTCGAACTGGGTGTATATCCGGACGACGGGTTTGGGCATGCATACGATGGGACCCTGGTATGACAATGCTGCCCGTTCCACGATCTTTGTGAACATGCCGAAGAACCAGAACGCCATTTATCGGTTTCCCCGAGTGCCCACGGTGCCGGGCACCAAGGTGACTACGGGTGGTGAGATCGGGTACATGGTGGATGGTGTGAACCTTTTCGATGCGAGGGATGCCGTTTCTTACTCAAACAGCAATTCACGTGATGGTGACGCTCCGGGCTCTCCGAATGGCGTGACCGGTGATGGCATCTGGAATCGCGATGCCTACGTGAACGAAAGCATCACATTTGATCCGGCTTACGCACATCAGCAGAACACCGGTGTCTACCACTATCACGCCAGCCCGATCGGCTTGCGCTACATGTTAGGCGATCATGTGGACTTCAACGAAAGCACGAAGATCTATACGGAAAAATCGGGTTCGCCCTCCAAGCATTCACCCATCATAGCCTGGGCCAAGGATGGCCATCCGATTTACGGACCGTATGGTTATTCTACAGCGACAGATACAAACAGTGGAGTGCGTCGCATGGTGTCCGGCTTTGTCCTGCGAGATGGACAGAATGGCACGGCGAACCTGAGTTCGACCGGCCGGAATACGTTGCCGCTCTGGGCACAACGTTCGCAGAATCGCACTACCCTCACTTCGGGCCAGTATGGCCCGGCGGTGAGCACTTCATTTCCGCTTGGCCGGTATGCGGAAGATAACGACTACCTCGGTGATCTGGGCAGGACACAGGGTACGCACTTTGACCTGGACGAATACAACGGGCGGTTCTGCAAGACCCCGGAATTCCCGAATGGCACCTATGCTTACTTCTCCTGCTTGAGCAGCACGGGCGCTCCGGCTTATCCATATAATGTCGGACGGCAATACTACGGCAGTCCGACGGGCGGCTCCGTCTCTACTGTGAGCGAGACCGTGGTGACGAACTGGGCAGGTGGAGCAAGCCGGACGCTCACAGTCTATCCTCCTGAGATCGATGCCGAAGGAGTTTACCTGGTTTGGACGGCGGTGGAAGGTGGAACCTATCAGATTGAATCCAGCTTCAACCTGACGAATTGGACGACGGTGGATGAAACCGTTGTTGAAGGGGTTTCGGATGGCCCTGTCGTATGGGATTACGCGACTGAGTTTGGTCCGGATAACACGTTCTTCCGGATCAAACGCACGGACCTGGCCGCCTACGATAATGCAGGCTCCGGCACGACGGGTGGCGGAACGGGTGGCAGCGGTGGCATCACGTCGGTCTCGCCGACGAGTGCGGCAGCGAGTTCAACCGTTACGGTCACAATCACACTGGACGCGAACGCAAATCCAGCCTTGCCGCCGACACAAGCGGTGCCCAGCGCGGTGACGATCGGTGGTGTGAGCGGCATCAGTATCCAGCGCACCAGCACGAATACTGTGACGGCGTCGTTCACCTTCGGAGCGGCGGCCAGCACGAATACTGTGACCGTGACGTTCACGAATCCGATGGATTCTTCGACGGTCAGCTACACATTGACGAATGGCTTCACGGTCACGACCGCAGGCGGAGGCGGTGGTGGGGTGGTGACATTCACTGCCACGTTCCCGACCAATCCGCCGTTGCCGCCGCAAGATCAGATCCAGGCTTCCGCTGTCGGCACCGCTACGGCGACTATCACGAGCTACAACCAAGCGACGGGTGCGGTGACCTTTCAGTTTAATAACAGCACTTTGGCGACGGGTAATCATAGCGCGACGATGAAGTTCACGCCGCCGAGCCAGAGCCAGCAGACGTTGACCTCCTCGAACCAGTATACCAAGAACTGATGTATGGCGGTGCCTGTCCCCTTGCGTGGCGACGCGAAAGGGGGCAGGGTCTGCCAAAGGTAGGCGAACTACCTATGGCGGGCAGCCAGACATGTGAAAAGCTTGAGTGTCGTTCATCACATGAAGAACAGTGCCCAACATCGCGAAAGTCCAGGCATCCTTGTCTGGCTGTGGTTGATGCTGGGCTGGCTGCTGGTCTATGCCGCTACGGGCGCGGAGGTGCCGGTGAGAAAGCTGACGGTGGATATGTCAATCCAGTTCGGCGGCACGCCGGTGAAGCTGGACCAGTTGGTGAATACCAATGTCGCGGATCAGGTCTTCTCGGTCACACGGGCGGATTTTCTACTGTCGGATTTTGCCGTGCGCCGCACGGACGGCACGTGGGTGGAGCGTACGAACTGGCAGGCTTTTATCAGTCTCAGCGCGCAGCGTCTGCGCTTCGAGGTCCCGCAAATCCCGGCAGACAAGTATGACCGCATCCGTTTCAAAGTGGGAGTGGAGCCGGGCATCAATCACTCAGACCCGGCCAAGTATGGCCCTGATCATCCGCTGAATCCTAACTTGAACCAACTGCATTGGGGCTGGCAGGGCGGTTATGTGTTTCTCGCGTTGGAAGGGCGTTGGAGGAAGGCGTCGGGAGACTTGGGTGGTTACTCTTTCCACATCGGCAATGACTCGATGCTCACCACAGTGGAGCTCGCGCTGCCTCTGGACCTCACGCAAGACCAGCGGCTCAATGCGGGGTTGCACCTGAACCGGCTGTTTGGAGGAAGACCGGCGTTTGCTTTCGATGACGAGAACGCAGTGACGCATTCGCGTGAAGGCGACCCGCTGGCAGGGCGGTTGCGCAACCAGTTACAGAACGCGTTCACGTTTGAGATGCCGCCGAACAAGCTGTCTGATCTGGCGCAGAATCGTCCGGTGGGCAAACGTTTGATCGCGACAAACGCCACTCCGTATAAGTTTGTTTTCGCACGGCAATTCCCCCCGCCGAGCTTGCCGATGGATAATCCTTTGACGAATGAAGGTGTGGAACTCGGCCGCCGTTTGTTCCATGAAAAGCGGCTTTCAGGCAATGGCACGCAATCCTGTGCTTCATGCCACCAGAACACCTTGGCATTCGCCGAATCGCGCCAGTTCAGCCTGGGTGCGGAAGGCAAGGAAGGGCAGCGCAATTCGATGCCGCTCTTCAATCTCGCGTGGAAGCAAACTTTCTTTTGGGATGGACGCGCGCCGACCTTGCGTGAGCAGGTGTTGATGCCGATACAGGACCCCATTGAAATGCATCAGACTTTGCCGGAGATGGTGGGCAAGATCACGGCTTTGGAACCTTATCCGGCCCTGTTCGAGCGGGCGTTCGGGACGAAGGAGATCGATGCGGATCGTGTGGCACGTGCATTGGAACAGTTCCTCCTGACGATCGTCTCCTATCGCTCCAAGTTCGACCGCGCGATGCAGGGCCGGGAAGAAATGACGGAGCAAGAGAAACGCGGCTTCGAGTTGTTTGTCACAGAGTATGATCCGCGTCGCGGATTTTACGGTGCAGATTGTTTCCATTGTCATGGCGGGCCGTTCTTCACGAATCATGGATTTGCGAACAATGGTCTGGAGGAGACAGCGATTGATCTCGGTCGCGGCAAGGTGACGCGGCGTGAATTCGATCTGGGCCGTTTCGCGGTGCCTTCACTGCGTAATGTGGCGGTGACGGCGCCTTACATGCATGACGGGCGCTTCAAGACGCTGGAGGATGTGGTGGAGCATTACTCGACGGGAGTGAAGTCGTCTGCGTCATTGGACCCGAATCTGGCGAAGCATCCGAAGGGTGGAGTGCCGTTGAGTGAGGCGGACAAGAAGGCCCTGGTGGCATTCATGAAGACGCTGACGGATGATGAATTTCAGCCGAAGCAGGTGACGGGGAAATAGGGAATTCTAAGTGTTGAGTTTTAAGTTTTAAATTTAGGGGGCTGGAGTAAGGGGCAAACATTTACACTGGCTTTACAATTTTTGTTTTGGGTTAACACATTTGCTTAACACAATGGGAGGATGTTGTGGGCATATGAAAAACAAAAAGGTGATTTTCGTTCCAGGGGTTGGAGCATTCGTGGTGGCGTAACGTCAGCAACTCCTCTCAAACCAGTGAAAACTGGTCCTACAACGGTTTCCGCCCCGTGGCGGAGAGACGGGCTCGGGCTAAAACGTGTGCATCCCGGGCCCGTCCGCTTTTATGGCGGAGGATGCGTACGGAAAGAGCTTTCAAATTCACTGGCAATGACCATTATTTGCGCAGTGAACATTGATGGCCGGACAGGTTGTGAGTGGTACGGCATCAATTTCGATTCGCAGTCGCGCCAAACAAAGACATTTTCTGAACTGAACTGACCATGTTGGTCCAGTGTACCAATCCATCGTGTGGGACAAAGTTTCCGCGTCCAGATGCTGATGCGGGACGGATTGTGATGTGCCCGCAATGTGGCAAGTCCACCTCCGCTTTCGCCGCCAAGGAAGAAAAGTCTTTGGGCCAGCTGGGTGATTACAAAATCATCCGTCCGATCGCAAAAGGCGGCATGGGCGAAGTGTTTGAGGCCACGCAATTGCGCTTGGGCCGTTCAGTCGCACTCAAGGTACTCAATCGTCAGCTTGCCAATGATGAGCAGTTCATCGCACGGTTTGAGCGTGAGGCCAAGGCGGCAGCGGCGTTGAATCACCCGAATGTTGTTCACGTTTATGATTTCGGCCAGGAGGACAGCAAGGCGTATCTGGTGATGGAGCTGATCGAAGGGCAGGATCTGGCGAAGGTCGTCAGCTTGAATGGCAAGATGCCGTTGAAGGATGGCCTGCGCATCGTCGCCGATGTCGCCAGTGCGCTGCAGGAGGCGCATGGAAAAG of Verrucomicrobiia bacterium contains these proteins:
- a CDS encoding YHYH protein, giving the protein MKLVTKMILSVATLLGASLSNVLAADSQMLTNWMTTNSGAYARVYKTTTAESNGTKSTTWTGQDSPVYSDIQVVQYSANWVYVQYSGLSSHMMGPWLNPQGGQFQFWPTNQHGIRRFPRNPVVQSGTKDSTSGGYSGLFVNGVAIFNSLDGQAWDGSQIQGQAPHTQSTYYWHRNAPVAEAFNFDAALGHQPPSAVYHTHQNPLALRYQLGDHVDYSSSTKDYTESVTAMTKHSPIIGWAHDGYPIYGPYGYSSASNSAGGIRRMVPGYVKRDGSNGSDAVTSNRSVIPAWYARYRQAHFGGGYSTAAGASRPSDTSTYPVGTFAQDWAYLGDLGKTKGVDFDLDEYNGRLCYTPEYPNGTYAYFTAIDSSSNSSYPYLLAFEFYGDATGASVANISESVTTQFVGGPNTALVLNTPSVNDDTSLVTLTWSSVEGGTYQVESSPNQSTWTTQSASVSSGGTSTQSSYTGTTGTGYARVTRTALASYDSATTGTFTSTQTDTESYTIGAFSISADPQSQTVNPNANVTFSVTVSGTGPFTYLWYKGVDSIPTATSSSYTINGVTSANAGTYKVVVTKGAVSVTSGNAVLSVNTAPSITQDPQSLTISEGNNATFTVTASGTSPLSYQWKKGSSVINNATNSSYTITNATTASAGTYSVVVTNIVSSVTSGSATLTVTAPVNTAPTITTEPVSQAVAEGGSVTFTVAATGTSPFTYQWKQNNNPIGGATSSSYTINPVYSTNAGTYTVTVSNGTGSDISAGAVLTVISASSSDALLTSWFTNLTGRYARIYETDATRLDGETVTTWGNGAQNQTSPAYAGVQEVFSSSNWVYIRTTGLGMHTMGPWYDNAARSTIFVNMPKNQNAIYRFPRVPTVPGTKVTTGGEIGYMVDGVNLFDARDAVSYSNSNSRDGDAPGSPNGVTGDGIWNRDAYVNESITFDPAYAHQQNTGVYHYHASPIGLRYMLGDHVDFNESTKIYTEKSGSPSKHSPIIAWAKDGHPIYGPYGYSTATDTNSGVRRMVSGFVLRDGQNGTANLSSTGRNTLPLWAQRSQNRTTLTSGQYGPAVSTSFPLGRYAEDNDYLGDLGRTQGTHFDLDEYNGRFCKTPEFPNGTYAYFSCLSSTGAPAYPYNVGRQYYGSPTGGSVSTVSETVVTNWAGGASRTLTVYPPEIDAEGVYLVWTAVEGGTYQIESSFNLTNWTTVDETVVEGVSDGPVVWDYATEFGPDNTFFRIKRTDLAAYDNAGSGTTGGGTGGSGGITSVSPTSAAASSTVTVTITLDANANPALPPTQAVPSAVTIGGVSGISIQRTSTNTVTASFTFGAAASTNTVTVTFTNPMDSSTVSYTLTNGFTVTTAGGGGGGVVTFTATFPTNPPLPPQDQIQASAVGTATATITSYNQATGAVTFQFNNSTLATGNHSATMKFTPPSQSQQTLTSSNQYTKN
- a CDS encoding MbnP family protein, with the protein product MKNSAQHRESPGILVWLWLMLGWLLVYAATGAEVPVRKLTVDMSIQFGGTPVKLDQLVNTNVADQVFSVTRADFLLSDFAVRRTDGTWVERTNWQAFISLSAQRLRFEVPQIPADKYDRIRFKVGVEPGINHSDPAKYGPDHPLNPNLNQLHWGWQGGYVFLALEGRWRKASGDLGGYSFHIGNDSMLTTVELALPLDLTQDQRLNAGLHLNRLFGGRPAFAFDDENAVTHSREGDPLAGRLRNQLQNAFTFEMPPNKLSDLAQNRPVGKRLIATNATPYKFVFARQFPPPSLPMDNPLTNEGVELGRRLFHEKRLSGNGTQSCASCHQNTLAFAESRQFSLGAEGKEGQRNSMPLFNLAWKQTFFWDGRAPTLREQVLMPIQDPIEMHQTLPEMVGKITALEPYPALFERAFGTKEIDADRVARALEQFLLTIVSYRSKFDRAMQGREEMTEQEKRGFELFVTEYDPRRGFYGADCFHCHGGPFFTNHGFANNGLEETAIDLGRGKVTRREFDLGRFAVPSLRNVAVTAPYMHDGRFKTLEDVVEHYSTGVKSSASLDPNLAKHPKGGVPLSEADKKALVAFMKTLTDDEFQPKQVTGK